Proteins encoded by one window of Candidatus Cetobacterium colombiensis:
- a CDS encoding ParA family protein: protein MGKVITIKNNKGGVGKTFITTQLAAGLAYGDKKVLILTSDPQNNVFNFLFKGDKTFKKGLKAEVLKKDGEYFRLRSNLYFLPLEDVKFSNLFLKEIVSFIERVKNEFDYILVDSIPTLKIDEIFLKLSDDIIIPSYADELTTESILELLKTIDVSKVKAIVTNRYKSSSSVHKTNYTELKNDLDGTPILFTDPIESLTFIELMIQNRKTIWEYNNVAAKKVQNIFLEILKVI from the coding sequence ATGGGTAAAGTAATTACAATTAAAAATAATAAAGGTGGAGTAGGGAAAACATTCATAACAACTCAATTAGCTGCAGGGTTAGCTTATGGAGATAAAAAAGTTTTAATACTAACATCTGATCCTCAAAACAATGTTTTTAACTTTTTATTTAAAGGAGATAAAACATTTAAAAAAGGTCTTAAAGCAGAAGTTTTAAAAAAAGATGGAGAGTACTTTAGATTGAGAAGTAATCTTTATTTTTTACCACTAGAAGATGTTAAGTTTTCTAATTTATTTTTAAAAGAAATTGTTAGCTTTATAGAAAGAGTTAAAAATGAATTTGATTATATATTAGTAGATAGTATCCCAACTTTAAAAATAGATGAAATATTTTTAAAATTATCTGATGATATTATAATTCCTAGTTATGCAGATGAATTAACAACTGAAAGTATTTTAGAACTTTTAAAAACAATTGATGTATCTAAGGTTAAAGCAATAGTAACAAATAGATACAAATCATCTTCATCAGTTCATAAAACTAATTATACAGAATTAAAAAATGATTTAGATGGAACTCCAATACTATTTACTGACCCAATTGAAAGCTTAACTTTTATTGAGTTAATGATTCAAAATAGAAAAACTATTTGGGAATATAATAATGTCGCAGCTAAAAAAGTTCAAAATATATTTTTAGAAATATTAAAAGTAATTTAA
- a CDS encoding thermonuclease family protein, with protein sequence MKKLIILLLTFLLATLSFAFTGKVIKVADGDTITVLKDGEKVRVRFYGVDAPEKKQEYGIKSLDVLKKMIDGKIVEVKEKDKDQYGRVVGEVFYEGKNLNLYMIETGNAWWYKQYSKDNLEFAAAQEKAKLEGLGLWQEKNPTPPWEFRRKNKK encoded by the coding sequence ATGAAAAAATTAATTATCTTATTACTAACTTTTTTATTAGCCACACTATCTTTTGCTTTTACCGGAAAAGTAATAAAAGTTGCAGATGGAGATACTATAACAGTTTTAAAAGATGGAGAAAAAGTTAGAGTTAGGTTTTATGGTGTAGATGCTCCAGAGAAAAAGCAAGAGTATGGAATAAAATCTTTAGATGTTTTAAAAAAAATGATAGATGGAAAAATAGTTGAAGTAAAAGAAAAAGATAAGGATCAATATGGAAGAGTTGTTGGGGAAGTTTTCTACGAAGGCAAAAATTTAAATTTATACATGATAGAAACTGGAAATGCTTGGTGGTATAAACAGTACTCTAAAGATAATTTAGAATTTGCAGCAGCCCAAGAAAAAGCTAAATTAGAAGGATTAGGTTTATGGCAAGAAAAAAATCCAACACCTCCTTGGGAATTTAGAAGAAAAAACAAAAAGTAA
- a CDS encoding ParB/RepB/Spo0J family partition protein, with translation MESNNTFFSKKCKQSNFITRTTELENFTSLEDITFALIQNVLASNKTFINRLDEENNAITNEAFENLTDSIREIGLLNPIYLLKTEKNNYIIVSGWRRFHALKEIYKTDTNKVFSQKAVILKKETPPKLLETISINENTKRKDLTLLELSYKFNNLSKTNGISIEDCLKKFNIGRSQFHAIKKAMDFFPIIKEKFLEITGPVKANFLNKILEKLLIIYPESKANSLILEYSKKSRESLKNILKELTEDTTKKNNSFEIKKNNKMTILKIKETLTEEDHMKIEIFFKELFNKQ, from the coding sequence GTGGAATCAAATAACACTTTTTTTTCAAAAAAATGTAAACAAAGCAATTTTATTACCAGGACAACTGAATTAGAAAATTTTACTTCTCTTGAAGATATTACATTCGCACTCATTCAAAATGTTTTAGCTTCTAATAAAACCTTTATAAACAGATTAGATGAAGAAAATAATGCTATTACAAATGAAGCCTTTGAAAATCTTACTGACTCTATTAGAGAAATCGGATTATTAAATCCAATTTATCTTTTAAAAACTGAAAAAAATAATTATATTATAGTTAGCGGTTGGAGAAGATTTCACGCTTTAAAAGAAATCTATAAAACTGATACAAACAAAGTTTTTTCTCAAAAAGCAGTTATATTAAAAAAAGAAACACCTCCAAAACTTTTAGAAACAATTTCAATAAACGAAAATACAAAAAGAAAAGATTTGACACTTTTAGAACTTAGTTACAAATTTAATAACCTATCCAAAACCAACGGTATTTCCATTGAAGATTGTCTGAAAAAATTTAATATCGGAAGGTCCCAATTTCATGCCATTAAAAAAGCTATGGATTTTTTTCCAATTATAAAAGAAAAATTTCTTGAAATTACCGGTCCTGTCAAAGCCAATTTCTTAAATAAAATTTTAGAAAAATTATTAATAATATATCCTGAATCTAAAGCAAATTCTTTAATTCTTGAATATTCAAAGAAAAGTAGAGAAAGTTTAAAAAATATTTTAAAAGAACTAACAGAAGATACGACTAAAAAAAATAATAGTTTTGAAATTAAAAAAAATAACAAGATGACTATTCTTAAAATCAAAGAAACCCTTACAGAGGAAGACCATATGAAAATCGAGATTTTTTTCAAAGAGTTATTTAACAAACAATAA